A single region of the Sorex araneus isolate mSorAra2 chromosome 7, mSorAra2.pri, whole genome shotgun sequence genome encodes:
- the FAM72A gene encoding protein FAM72A isoform X2: MSTSLCHFKDRCVSILCCKFCKQVLSSRGMKAVLLADTEIDLFSTDIPPTNAVDFIGRCYFTEICNCKLKNIACLKCGNIVGYHVIVPCCSCLLSCNNGHFWMFHSQAVYGINRLDSSGINFLLWGNLPEIEENTDEAILDISAEECIR; this comes from the exons ATGTCTACCAGTCTCTGTCATTTCAAGGACCGGTGCGTGTCCATCCTGTGCTGTAAATTCTGTAAGCAAGTGCTCAGCTCTCGGGGCATGAAGGCCGTCCTGCTGGCTGACACTGAGATAGACCTTTTCTCCACAGACATCCCGCCTACCAA TGCAGTGGACTTCATTGGAAGATGCTATTTCACTGAAATCTGCAATTGTAAACTGAAGAACATTGCTTGCTTGAAATG TGGGAACATTGTAGGTTATCATGTGATTGTTCCATGTTGTTCCTGCCTTCTTTCTTGCAATAATGGACACTTCTGGATGTTTCACAGCCAGGCAGTTTATGGTATTAACAGACTGGACTCTTCTG GTATAAACTTCCTACTTTGGGGTAACTTGCCAGAGATAGAAGAGAATACAGATGAAGCCATATTAGATATTTCAGCTGAGGAGTGTATTAGATGA
- the FAM72A gene encoding protein FAM72A isoform X1, translated as MSTSLCHFKDRCVSILCCKFCKQVLSSRGMKAVLLADTEIDLFSTDIPPTNAVDFIGRCYFTEICNCKLKNIACLKCGNIVGYHVIVPCCSCLLSCNNGHFWMFHSQAVYGINRLDSSAVFRA; from the exons ATGTCTACCAGTCTCTGTCATTTCAAGGACCGGTGCGTGTCCATCCTGTGCTGTAAATTCTGTAAGCAAGTGCTCAGCTCTCGGGGCATGAAGGCCGTCCTGCTGGCTGACACTGAGATAGACCTTTTCTCCACAGACATCCCGCCTACCAA TGCAGTGGACTTCATTGGAAGATGCTATTTCACTGAAATCTGCAATTGTAAACTGAAGAACATTGCTTGCTTGAAATG TGGGAACATTGTAGGTTATCATGTGATTGTTCCATGTTGTTCCTGCCTTCTTTCTTGCAATAATGGACACTTCTGGATGTTTCACAGCCAGGCAGTTTATGGTATTAACAGACTGGACTCTTCTG CGGTTTTCAGGGCTTAA